The following proteins are encoded in a genomic region of Drosophila bipectinata strain 14024-0381.07 chromosome XL, DbipHiC1v2, whole genome shotgun sequence:
- the LOC108121733 gene encoding uncharacterized protein, translated as MGRAPHRKKIRPRRPIGRVEEQEDYDLLTAEEMSQSMQRWTYDWLRSPDTDSDSEIGAYRRSKFQDLSAYGEWRLPDGKTSWDFRQSAIDLMLKLKSEPYPEIFRPPPLLVAKGATNQLFNPLRYTPNRRLFTEALPLICARVKELMEPPECEGAVGYDQRYYVSSTLVKSLSAHPRPCRYPPEGNLPGANQSWMDGRHCARFFVELQKPLVDYQRLRRLPWRHRPQLRPNKLAIGCRRKVKKPPRTYRPLRPRARIILDEETGEEPQQWLEDEEEPDLYFDHDLDLEPVSAASADYVECEPDLEPNSDATLRSSPRLLRTQSDILLELPKSDVMLRSWLSLESLI; from the coding sequence atggGACGCGCTCCGCATAGAAAGAAGATACGCCCACGGCGCCCCATAGGGCGTGTCGAGGAGCAGGAGGACTACGACCTGCTGACCGCCGAGGAGATGTCGCAGTCGATGCAGCGCTGGACCTACGACTGGCTGCGATCCCCCGATACGGATTCGGACTCCGAGATCGGAGCCTACCGTCGGTCAAAGTTTCAGGACTTGAGTGCCTACGGGGAGTGGCGGCTGCCGGACGGTAAGACCAGCTGGGACTTTCGTCAGAGCGCCATCGACCTGATGCTGAAGTTGAAGTCGGAGCCGTATCCGGAAATTTTCCGGCCGCCGCCCCTCTTGGTGGCCAAGGGCGCCACCAACCAGTTATTCAATCCTTTGCGGTACACCCCGAACCGCCGCCTCTTCACGGAGGCCCTGCCCTTGATCTGCGCCCGGGTGAAGGAGCTGATGGAGCCGCCAGAGTGCGAGGGTGCCGTGGGCTATGACCAACGCTACTACGTGTCCTCCACCTTGGTCAAGTCGTTGTCGGCGCACCCGCGGCCCTGCCGCTACCCGCCCGAGGGCAACTTGCCGGGCGCGAACCAATCCTGGATGGATGGGCGGCACTGCGCCCGGTTCTTCGTGGAGCTGCAGAAGCCCCTGGTGGACTACCAGCGTCTCAGGCGACTACCGTGGCGGCATCGGCCGCAGTTGCGTCCCAACAAGCTGGCCATTGGATGCCGCCGCAAGGTCAAGAAGCCGCCCAGAACATACCGACCCCTGCGGCCGCGGGCCAGGATCATCCTTGACGAGGAGACCGGCGAGGAGCCGCAGCAGTGGCTCGAAGATGAGGAGGAGCCGGACCTCTACTTTGACCATGACCTAGACCTAGAGCCGGTATCGGCAGCCTCGGCAGACTATGTCGAGTGCGAGCCGGACTTGGAGCCCAACTCGGATGCTACCTTGCGCTCCTCCCCGCGCCTGTTGCGTACCCAGTCCGACATTCTACTGGAGCTACCAAAGAGCGACGTTATGCTAAGGTCCTGGCTTAGCCTGGAGAGCTTGATCTAA
- the LOC108121734 gene encoding uncharacterized protein codes for MDEDQVECRSTSSDQELDHSRCRRKAVHYASVGDFLSSLNINDTSVSSLQGLQTLTLEDYLRTMRNPEQITPSNSNSKSNSPSPSPSPSPSPPGDGNRQLRCKSPLKLRLGRDIHRVGSPDKEAFIPQYHSPPSPPEEPRKVQLSFSF; via the coding sequence ATGGACGAAGATCAAGTGGAATGCCGGAGTACCAGCAGCGATCAGGAGCTGGACCATAGCCGGTGCCGTCGAAAGGCCGTTCACTATGCCTCCGTTGGGGATTTCCTCTCCAGCCTCAACATCAACGACACCTCGGTGAGCTCCCTGCAGGGCCTGCAAACCCTAACCCTGGAGGATTACTTGCGTACCATGCGCAATCCGGAGCAGATAACGCCCTCGAATTCCAACTCGAAGTCGAACTCGCCTTCGCCCTCGCCCTCGCCCTCACCCTCGCCTCCGGGTGATGGCAATCGGCAGTTGCGCTGCAAGTCTCCACTAAAGTTGCGACTCGGCCGGGACATTCACCGCGTTGGATCTCCGGACAAGGAGGCCTTCATCCCCCAATACCACAGTCCACCAAGTCCACCCGAGGAGCCCCGCAAAGTTCAGCTCTCCTTTAGCTTTTAG